One window of Methylococcus sp. EFPC2 genomic DNA carries:
- the radC gene encoding DNA repair protein RadC has product MTNPTLYVLDAAGVYRLADTPIIIAEAKRRLASRFRRGAALSSPAAAKEAIQLKLLGREHEVFGCLYLDNRHRVIEFAELFRGTIDGASVYPREVVKAALGCNSAAVIFFHNHPSGEASPSEADKTLTHRLRTALALVDIRVLDHFVIGGDTVYSFAEAGLL; this is encoded by the coding sequence ATGACGAACCCTACCCTGTACGTGCTGGACGCGGCCGGTGTTTACCGGCTGGCCGACACCCCGATCATCATTGCCGAAGCCAAGCGGCGCCTGGCTTCCAGGTTCCGCCGCGGCGCGGCCTTGTCCTCGCCGGCGGCGGCGAAGGAGGCGATTCAGTTGAAATTGTTGGGACGCGAGCACGAAGTGTTTGGTTGCCTGTACCTCGACAACCGGCACCGCGTGATCGAATTCGCCGAACTGTTTCGCGGCACCATCGACGGCGCCAGTGTTTACCCCCGCGAGGTGGTCAAGGCCGCGCTGGGGTGCAATTCGGCGGCCGTGATCTTCTTTCACAATCATCCGTCGGGCGAGGCATCTCCCAGCGAAGCGGACAAGACCCTGACCCATCGCCTGAGAACGGCGCTGGCGCTGGTGGACATCCGTGTTCTGGACCACTTCGTGATCGGCGGCGATACGGTCTATTCGTTCGCGGAAGCCGGTCTCTTGTGA
- a CDS encoding VWA domain-containing protein, protein MKDRTLNRAFPIVAAAIGQRFGIKVRVGGDQAYTTGDAIQLPGYDGDDPDYKDYAWGLLAHEAFHIRHSDFSIDYGRSVIRRRLCGAIEDVRIEHEGAKEFPGTRLTIRRTIEKMIAQGKFKAHTEQDHPGDILHGYVLKSLRARVLGQTALTPLVTESEKALRARFPKGAVIRLKGLLSEVPEGLSCERDCLSLADQILEMIEDEVRKEKEAEATSPASGSDSDRDDGTNPEASDRGAGEENCRPESGHDETADTNPDDGQAGQNTDRASPASGGAAGSEQPNPDDDGLQPAGIDTAALETLLQQILGADEDDLEQDVFEAVKEALRIDDAQVVPVCLPGGDDPGRNEAMGLALHRKVQGESGKIRAALQGVVQSHRRNRPVRKRCGQRIDSGQLHRLPAGETRIFLRQAHKVNPNTAIHLLIDRSDSMGYQAHDTAGRAMGARMPLALDASMALALALEGIPGVNPAITAFPGGDERSVYTVLRHGEKLRPNVGAFALTPGGSTPMAEAIWYAAASLCRCREPRRVVMVLTDGQPDDRLSTLDILARCQRSGIEGVGIGLGIDVSHLYPKSIVINDLGELRTRLFELAKDLLINP, encoded by the coding sequence ATGAAAGATAGAACCCTGAACAGGGCATTTCCCATCGTAGCCGCCGCCATCGGCCAGCGCTTCGGCATCAAGGTCCGAGTCGGTGGCGACCAAGCCTATACCACGGGAGATGCTATCCAGTTGCCCGGCTATGACGGCGACGATCCGGATTACAAGGATTACGCCTGGGGGCTGCTGGCTCACGAGGCATTCCACATTCGCCATTCTGACTTCTCGATCGATTACGGGCGTTCGGTCATCCGCCGACGCCTCTGTGGCGCCATCGAGGATGTTCGCATCGAGCACGAAGGCGCCAAGGAATTTCCCGGTACCCGGCTGACCATCCGCAGGACCATCGAAAAGATGATCGCTCAGGGCAAGTTCAAGGCTCATACAGAGCAGGATCATCCCGGTGACATCCTCCACGGCTACGTGCTCAAGAGCCTGCGTGCCCGGGTGCTGGGGCAGACCGCCCTCACGCCGCTGGTGACCGAAAGCGAGAAAGCCCTGAGGGCCCGATTTCCCAAGGGCGCCGTGATCCGCCTGAAGGGTTTGCTGTCGGAAGTACCGGAAGGCCTTTCCTGCGAGCGCGACTGCCTATCTCTGGCAGACCAGATCCTCGAGATGATCGAGGACGAAGTCCGGAAGGAAAAGGAAGCCGAGGCTACAAGTCCGGCAAGCGGGTCCGATTCGGACCGGGACGATGGTACCAATCCGGAAGCATCCGATAGAGGTGCTGGCGAAGAGAATTGCCGGCCGGAGTCTGGACACGACGAAACGGCAGACACCAACCCGGATGACGGCCAAGCAGGCCAAAACACGGATCGGGCAAGTCCTGCATCGGGCGGTGCCGCCGGTTCGGAGCAACCCAACCCTGACGACGACGGGCTTCAGCCCGCCGGGATCGACACCGCGGCTTTGGAGACACTGCTTCAGCAAATCCTCGGCGCCGACGAAGACGACCTGGAACAGGATGTCTTCGAGGCGGTAAAGGAGGCGCTGAGGATCGACGACGCCCAGGTGGTTCCTGTCTGCCTGCCCGGCGGCGATGATCCCGGGCGCAACGAAGCCATGGGTCTGGCTCTGCACCGCAAGGTTCAGGGGGAATCCGGGAAGATCCGGGCAGCCCTCCAGGGTGTGGTGCAGTCGCATCGTCGTAATCGGCCCGTCCGCAAACGCTGCGGTCAGCGGATCGACAGCGGGCAGCTGCATAGGCTGCCCGCCGGCGAAACCCGAATCTTTCTGCGCCAGGCGCACAAGGTGAATCCCAACACGGCGATTCACCTGCTCATCGACCGCTCGGACAGCATGGGTTATCAGGCCCACGACACGGCCGGCCGCGCGATGGGGGCGCGGATGCCGCTAGCGCTGGATGCATCCATGGCGTTGGCGCTGGCCCTGGAAGGCATACCGGGCGTGAATCCGGCGATCACCGCCTTTCCGGGCGGGGATGAACGGTCGGTGTATACCGTGCTCCGTCATGGCGAGAAGCTCCGTCCAAACGTCGGGGCTTTCGCCTTGACGCCGGGCGGCAGCACGCCGATGGCCGAGGCGATCTGGTACGCCGCCGCGTCGTTGTGCCGGTGTCGCGAACCCCGCAGGGTGGTGATGGTCCTGACCGACGGCCAGCCCGACGACCGTTTGTCGACCCTGGACATTCTGGCGCGCTGCCAGCGCTCCGGTATCGAAGGGGTGGGGATTGGTTTAGGTATCGACGTGAGTCACCTTTATCCGAAGTCCATCGTGATCAACGACCTTGGCGAGCTGCGAACCCGGTTGTTCGAACTGGCGAAGGATCTGCTGATCAATCCATGA
- a CDS encoding DUF4942 domain-containing protein, with protein sequence MNELIRAGSIEDLVAHRDRCLELVERGFSLLADASREFAKAAPSAKYVRLYSGLDRQAFYQLDQGDVHDLVTVVRACLDREAWAHLRDALGLKAVMDAQALKDFNESLKTPPEFTLDNAAMTFREMVMNAERIFERGVITVFQSLNRQAFRRNNAFRVGESLVMKGALGDYGFNHYGEREQQVRDLDRIFLLLDGRTPKEPLCDAAARVSQASRTKPAVVETDYLRFKLYKNQNLHVWFKDRTLLDKVNRIIARHYGAVLPDDRTTTAV encoded by the coding sequence ATGAACGAGCTTATTCGTGCCGGGTCCATCGAGGATCTGGTCGCACACCGTGACCGTTGCCTGGAGCTGGTAGAACGAGGATTCAGCCTGTTGGCCGATGCCTCGCGGGAATTCGCCAAGGCGGCGCCTTCTGCTAAATATGTCCGCTTGTATTCCGGCCTGGACCGTCAAGCTTTCTATCAACTGGATCAGGGAGATGTGCACGACCTCGTTACCGTTGTTCGAGCCTGCCTTGATCGGGAAGCCTGGGCGCATCTTCGCGATGCGCTCGGGCTGAAGGCAGTCATGGATGCCCAGGCGCTCAAAGACTTCAACGAGTCACTGAAAACGCCGCCCGAGTTCACGCTCGACAATGCGGCCATGACCTTTCGGGAGATGGTGATGAATGCCGAGCGGATCTTCGAGCGTGGCGTGATCACCGTGTTCCAATCCCTGAACAGGCAGGCCTTCCGACGCAACAACGCATTCCGCGTCGGCGAGAGCCTGGTCATGAAGGGCGCCTTGGGTGATTACGGATTCAATCATTACGGCGAGCGGGAGCAACAGGTCCGCGACCTGGACCGCATCTTCCTTCTGCTGGACGGAAGGACACCAAAGGAACCGCTCTGCGATGCCGCTGCACGGGTCTCGCAGGCCTCCCGAACAAAGCCGGCCGTGGTCGAAACCGACTACCTGCGGTTCAAGCTCTACAAGAATCAGAACCTCCATGTCTGGTTCAAGGACCGAACGCTATTGGACAAGGTCAACCGGATCATCGCCAGGCACTACGGAGCGGTGCTACCGGACGATCGAACGACTACGGCGGTGTGA
- a CDS encoding DUF3150 domain-containing protein has translation MQETTLILDRLLVVKLDATIWGGRKKLRKEDLILADGSVLPPEDLASLGSKKIADPGELAVFNRLKKEAERICLKVGTRFLGGFAVPEGAIGSIRCELDRIASSFETARGEFLSRYDESISDWVAKHPAFAQAICRAVDPVDVVAAGLRFDYVVFRVSQPESLEGESSQEIAESLSRKVESMSDNLFREVAQDANDLVEHSLLGRQSVTRKALSPFKRIRDKLDGLAFLDHRVSPVVQSIDALLSRVPKVGALDGVYLQEVFAFALLLSDPEKIKRHGEGLSQEALSPSVTERRAPPMSVPDEEPHAELDTLTTPDSPSESSAIDRFGLFEGIEEEMDTDEVPAEAASVEAEVLIPALKPELDSASLVEFWF, from the coding sequence ATGCAAGAAACCACATTGATTTTGGACCGCCTGCTGGTGGTCAAACTGGATGCCACCATCTGGGGCGGGCGGAAGAAACTCCGCAAGGAGGATTTGATTCTGGCCGACGGTAGCGTGTTGCCGCCGGAGGACTTGGCGTCGCTGGGCTCGAAGAAGATCGCCGACCCCGGCGAGCTGGCGGTGTTCAACCGCCTCAAGAAGGAAGCCGAGCGGATTTGTCTCAAGGTCGGCACCCGCTTCCTGGGCGGTTTCGCCGTGCCGGAAGGCGCCATCGGTTCGATTCGGTGCGAGCTGGATCGGATCGCCTCGAGCTTCGAAACCGCGCGCGGTGAGTTCCTGTCCCGTTACGACGAGTCCATCTCCGACTGGGTCGCCAAGCATCCGGCCTTCGCGCAAGCGATCTGCCGCGCGGTGGATCCTGTCGATGTGGTGGCGGCCGGCCTGCGGTTCGACTATGTGGTGTTTCGGGTTTCGCAGCCTGAATCGCTCGAAGGCGAAAGCTCGCAGGAGATCGCCGAAAGCCTGAGCCGTAAGGTCGAGTCTATGAGCGACAACCTGTTCCGGGAAGTCGCCCAGGATGCCAACGATCTGGTGGAACACTCCCTGCTGGGACGGCAAAGCGTGACACGAAAGGCCTTGAGTCCCTTCAAGCGGATCCGCGACAAGCTGGACGGGCTCGCGTTTCTGGATCATCGGGTGAGCCCGGTGGTGCAGTCCATAGACGCCTTGCTGTCCCGAGTACCGAAGGTGGGCGCCCTCGATGGCGTCTACCTCCAGGAAGTCTTTGCCTTCGCCTTGCTGCTGTCCGATCCGGAAAAGATCAAGCGGCACGGGGAGGGGCTGAGCCAGGAAGCGCTGTCGCCGTCGGTAACGGAAAGAAGGGCTCCCCCAATGTCCGTCCCGGACGAGGAACCGCACGCCGAGCTGGACACCTTGACCACACCGGACAGTCCATCGGAATCCTCGGCCATCGACCGATTCGGTCTGTTCGAGGGTATCGAGGAGGAAATGGACACAGATGAGGTTCCCGCCGAAGCCGCTTCGGTAGAGGCAGAAGTCTTGATTCCTGCGTTGAAACCCGAACTTGATTCGGCATCCCTGGTTGAATTTTGGTTCTGA
- a CDS encoding WGR domain-containing protein, producing the protein MAEFELYRYSHADGSSKDWAIRLNGDGSFTTRWGRTGSRLPQDKTKPLRHPDEVHHLKQAKRRKGYELVGRVQIDAAGNLLTPIQGVTPATPPVRPRIKAVYWSIELTNPGKPAVRDRLGNRVQSLIGLIKAAGDIEASSRWDGWRQLIDLTESDALVELSGKIRQGHGVIPLLFLLALRQSELDNVQIGIAGEEAREIGDLKAEPELLAWFGTDLESVRPLAEALELLQPRINLTTLVGDNFYF; encoded by the coding sequence ATGGCTGAATTCGAGCTTTATCGATACAGCCATGCCGACGGTTCGTCCAAGGACTGGGCGATCCGGCTCAACGGCGACGGCAGCTTCACCACACGGTGGGGCCGGACCGGATCCCGCTTGCCCCAGGACAAGACTAAACCCCTGCGGCATCCGGACGAGGTTCACCACCTGAAGCAGGCCAAACGGCGCAAGGGTTATGAACTCGTCGGCCGCGTCCAGATCGATGCGGCGGGCAATCTGCTGACGCCAATTCAAGGCGTTACGCCGGCCACTCCGCCAGTCCGCCCTCGCATCAAGGCGGTGTACTGGAGCATCGAGCTCACAAACCCGGGAAAACCGGCGGTTCGAGATCGGCTCGGCAACCGGGTTCAATCGTTGATCGGACTGATCAAGGCGGCCGGCGACATCGAGGCGTCATCCAGATGGGACGGCTGGCGACAGTTGATCGACCTGACCGAGAGCGATGCCCTTGTGGAGCTTTCCGGCAAGATTCGCCAAGGTCACGGAGTCATTCCGCTGCTGTTCCTGTTGGCCTTGCGGCAATCGGAACTGGACAATGTGCAAATCGGTATCGCCGGCGAAGAGGCCCGTGAGATCGGCGATCTCAAGGCCGAACCCGAGCTGTTGGCCTGGTTCGGTACCGATCTGGAATCGGTGAGGCCCTTGGCGGAAGCCCTGGAACTCCTGCAGCCTAGGATCAATTTGACCACATTGGTCGGCGACAATTTCTACTTTTAA
- a CDS encoding AAA family ATPase — protein MYQAFPVSTTFGVPAPAAMVVEGFADASHPFVPLRKDYIFRKDHLRDVLAFLSAPKGDGLFITGPTGSGKTSLIEQVAARLNWPVQTVTGHGRLELNDLLGQYMLLGGGEMRWVDGPLTLAVRHGHIFLVNEIDAMEPSELIGLNDIVEGKPLTLPQTGEAVKPHPKFRLAATGNSAGSGDQSGLYQGILRQNLAFLDRFRLMEVGYPDPAEEMQLLVDVVPTMPQPVMEKMVKVANQIRKVFLGGQDGAGELSVTLSTRGLIRWASLAATFKGAPNALAYALDRALTLRAEPAEREAIHRIASDVFGEDWGGA, from the coding sequence ATGTACCAAGCATTTCCCGTATCCACCACCTTCGGCGTGCCGGCGCCGGCCGCCATGGTCGTCGAAGGCTTTGCCGATGCGTCCCACCCTTTCGTGCCGCTGCGGAAGGACTACATCTTCCGCAAGGATCACTTGCGGGACGTGTTGGCCTTTCTGTCCGCCCCCAAGGGGGATGGGCTGTTTATCACCGGTCCCACGGGCTCCGGCAAGACCTCGCTGATCGAGCAAGTCGCGGCCCGGCTGAACTGGCCGGTGCAGACCGTCACCGGCCACGGCCGGCTGGAACTCAATGACCTCCTGGGGCAATACATGCTGCTGGGCGGTGGCGAGATGCGTTGGGTCGACGGGCCGTTGACCCTGGCGGTCCGTCACGGACACATCTTCCTGGTGAACGAGATCGACGCCATGGAGCCGTCCGAACTGATCGGCCTCAACGACATCGTCGAGGGCAAGCCGTTGACATTGCCGCAAACCGGCGAAGCGGTAAAGCCCCATCCCAAGTTCCGCCTGGCGGCCACCGGCAACAGCGCCGGTTCCGGCGATCAATCGGGACTCTACCAAGGCATCCTCAGGCAAAATCTGGCCTTCCTGGACCGGTTTCGACTGATGGAAGTGGGTTATCCGGACCCGGCTGAGGAAATGCAACTGCTGGTCGACGTGGTACCCACCATGCCCCAGCCGGTGATGGAAAAGATGGTCAAGGTCGCCAACCAGATCCGCAAGGTCTTCCTGGGCGGACAGGATGGTGCGGGCGAGTTGTCCGTCACGCTGTCAACCCGCGGTCTGATCCGATGGGCCAGCCTGGCGGCGACCTTCAAGGGAGCGCCCAACGCCCTGGCCTATGCCCTGGACAGGGCGCTGACCCTACGGGCCGAGCCGGCCGAGCGCGAAGCAATCCATCGCATCGCCTCGGATGTCTTCGGCGAGGACTGGGGAGGTGCCTGA
- a CDS encoding YqaJ viral recombinase family protein, which translates to MKIVDLKQRTPQWHAWRNAGVTASEAPVLMGSPYKTPWRLWAEKRGLVLPEDLSGNPHVQRGLREEPIARRRFEDRHGVLLLPICAESTGEPILRASFDGLTDDGHPVELKAPTEARFREAQANGTESELYRRYYTQVQTQIYVAESDKAFLSLIFGEEVLDLDVPRDDDCIVQIVERARVFWECIKTGKEPPLDPERDLYVPRGPELEAWLRLAADYRQLDEKRSPYVAELKGIEKKMAELEQRFLAMMGEFTLAESSGVRISRYLRRGAIDYRATLQQLRPDVQESDLEPFRRKGAEQVRLTLRDDEDRRTEVPFEPEALKRVAGLDYWF; encoded by the coding sequence ATGAAGATCGTGGACCTGAAGCAACGCACGCCACAATGGCATGCCTGGCGCAACGCCGGCGTCACCGCTTCCGAGGCGCCGGTCCTGATGGGTTCGCCCTACAAGACGCCTTGGCGTCTGTGGGCGGAGAAGCGCGGCCTGGTGCTGCCGGAAGACCTTTCCGGCAATCCCCATGTCCAGCGCGGCCTTCGGGAGGAACCGATCGCCCGCCGGCGCTTCGAGGATCGGCACGGTGTCCTGCTGTTGCCGATCTGCGCCGAATCGACCGGGGAGCCCATACTCCGGGCTTCGTTCGACGGGCTCACCGATGACGGACATCCGGTCGAACTGAAGGCCCCGACGGAGGCGAGGTTTCGCGAGGCGCAGGCCAACGGCACCGAATCGGAACTGTACCGGCGCTATTACACCCAGGTACAGACCCAGATCTACGTGGCCGAGTCCGACAAGGCCTTTCTTTCGCTGATCTTCGGCGAGGAGGTGCTGGACCTCGATGTTCCCCGCGACGACGACTGCATCGTCCAAATCGTCGAGCGGGCCCGGGTCTTCTGGGAATGCATCAAGACCGGCAAGGAACCGCCCTTGGATCCGGAGCGGGACCTGTATGTACCGAGAGGTCCGGAACTGGAAGCCTGGCTCCGTCTGGCCGCCGACTATCGGCAGCTCGATGAGAAACGGTCGCCCTACGTGGCCGAACTCAAAGGCATAGAGAAGAAGATGGCCGAGCTGGAGCAGCGCTTCCTGGCGATGATGGGCGAGTTCACCCTCGCCGAATCGTCGGGTGTACGCATCAGCCGCTATCTCAGGCGCGGCGCCATCGACTATAGGGCTACCTTGCAGCAGTTGCGACCGGATGTCCAGGAGAGCGATCTGGAGCCGTTCCGGCGCAAAGGTGCCGAGCAGGTTCGGCTGACTCTGCGCGACGACGAGGACCGCAGAACCGAAGTGCCGTTCGAGCCGGAAGCCCTGAAACGGGTGGCCGGTCTCGATTACTGGTTCTGA
- the ssb gene encoding single-stranded DNA-binding protein: MLNKAQLIGRLGRDPEVRYTPEGKCVANLALATAESHKDKSTGEVKQATEWHRVVLFGRPGEVAGEYLKKGSLVFIEGRIRTRKWKNQAGQDQYTTEIVGHEMKMLGSRSESRASAPAANSGQTGGGGSIATPTDEGFDFEDDDIPFISAIAVKCDRLGRPRFAV, translated from the coding sequence ATGTTGAACAAGGCACAACTCATCGGCCGCTTGGGCCGTGATCCCGAGGTGCGTTACACCCCGGAAGGCAAATGCGTCGCCAATCTGGCGCTCGCTACAGCCGAGTCCCACAAGGACAAGAGCACGGGCGAGGTGAAGCAGGCCACCGAGTGGCATCGGGTCGTCCTGTTCGGGCGTCCCGGCGAAGTGGCGGGCGAATACCTGAAGAAAGGTTCACTGGTGTTCATCGAGGGGCGCATCCGCACCCGGAAATGGAAGAACCAGGCCGGACAGGATCAGTACACCACGGAAATCGTCGGCCACGAGATGAAAATGCTCGGTAGCCGTTCCGAGTCGAGGGCGTCTGCCCCAGCCGCAAATTCCGGCCAGACCGGAGGCGGTGGTTCCATAGCCACACCGACGGACGAAGGCTTCGACTTCGAGGACGATGACATTCCCTTCATTTCCGCCATTGCCGTGAAATGCGATCGACTGGGCCGTCCCAGATTCGCCGTCTGA
- a CDS encoding DUF2703 domain-containing protein: MKSLPIIWQRLVSLDGKTCDRCNATYQEMEQAVSKLKEALRPLGIEPTLELREIDEKSFNANPSESNRIWIAGRPMEEWLGARVGSSRCCSVCGDSECRTVEVGGTTFEIIPEKLFLKAALVASSQLLDLTPEAPPR; encoded by the coding sequence GTGAAATCGCTACCGATAATTTGGCAGAGGCTCGTGAGCTTGGACGGGAAGACGTGTGACCGCTGCAACGCCACCTATCAGGAGATGGAGCAGGCCGTCAGTAAACTCAAGGAGGCTCTCCGCCCCTTGGGCATTGAGCCAACCCTTGAGCTCAGAGAGATAGACGAAAAATCATTCAACGCCAACCCCTCGGAGTCCAACCGCATTTGGATCGCGGGTAGACCCATGGAGGAATGGCTCGGTGCGAGAGTTGGGAGCAGTCGTTGCTGTTCTGTTTGTGGCGACTCAGAGTGTCGAACGGTAGAGGTAGGGGGAACTACGTTCGAGATTATTCCCGAGAAACTCTTTCTCAAAGCTGCTTTGGTCGCTTCCTCTCAGTTGTTGGACCTCACACCGGAAGCGCCTCCGCGTTAA
- a CDS encoding metalloregulator ArsR/SmtB family transcription factor — protein MYVVNLQAEHLFQALADPTRIRIVRLLAVTGEEACLCELVDSLLEPQYKLSRHVKILRQAGLLSAEKEGRWVYHRLVTGAGHLKHLYDMACALPDANGLFAGDLDRFEKRKELRVGGRCRVGIQNPELATQPN, from the coding sequence ATGTATGTAGTCAATCTTCAAGCTGAACATTTATTTCAAGCTCTGGCAGACCCTACGCGCATCCGCATCGTGCGCCTTCTTGCTGTGACGGGCGAGGAGGCATGTCTGTGCGAGCTGGTGGACAGCCTGCTGGAACCTCAATACAAGCTGTCACGACACGTAAAAATCCTACGCCAGGCGGGTTTGTTGTCCGCGGAGAAAGAGGGCCGGTGGGTTTATCATCGTCTGGTCACCGGAGCCGGTCATCTCAAGCACCTGTACGACATGGCGTGTGCGCTACCGGACGCGAATGGCCTATTTGCCGGCGACCTTGACCGTTTCGAAAAGCGCAAGGAGTTACGGGTCGGAGGACGCTGCCGCGTCGGCATTCAGAATCCTGAACTCGCGACGCAGCCAAATTAA
- a CDS encoding TolC family protein has product MLNKFTIPAVFVLTGFLPFDSNAEGATTVALTAPAVPIKMASTEEPTGDITLMQALAAALLRNPELAAFSQETRAREAAVLQAGLFPNPTFGANAANFANVRAKGFDGDVVTLELSQLIELGGKRAARIEAAQQTQELAGWDYETVRIAVATQVAQAFTEVLGAQARLDLARQTTELADQVATTVGNQVKVGEVSPVEETRTRVALATVRTDLTRAERELEAARRRLASFWSSVVPRFAKARGELESLSPIPSLERLQVRIHQNPELARWTTELAQRQALVDLEKTQAIPDVTATVGTSYYRQNNDYVLLAGVSVPLPVFNRNQGGILEAERRRGKAEDERRAAEVRVGTALNTAYQALAAAYAEAETYKTSILSGAESAFEAVRKGYRFGEFALLDVLDTQRTLFTARAQYLRALTAYHQGVAEVERLIGERLAVVENSEGSK; this is encoded by the coding sequence GTGCTCAATAAATTCACCATACCGGCAGTCTTCGTGCTGACCGGCTTCCTTCCATTCGATAGCAACGCCGAGGGTGCCACAACGGTTGCACTCACGGCGCCAGCCGTACCCATCAAGATGGCTTCCACGGAAGAACCTACCGGGGACATCACCCTGATGCAGGCGCTCGCCGCGGCATTGCTAAGAAACCCAGAACTCGCCGCTTTCTCGCAGGAAACCCGCGCCCGCGAAGCGGCGGTGCTGCAGGCGGGACTGTTCCCGAACCCAACTTTCGGGGCTAACGCGGCGAATTTCGCCAATGTGCGTGCCAAGGGATTCGACGGCGATGTCGTGACCCTGGAGCTCAGCCAACTGATTGAGCTGGGCGGCAAGCGCGCCGCCCGTATCGAGGCGGCGCAACAGACGCAGGAACTTGCCGGCTGGGATTATGAGACCGTGCGCATTGCGGTAGCGACCCAGGTCGCCCAGGCCTTCACGGAAGTGCTGGGCGCCCAGGCGCGGCTCGATCTGGCACGGCAGACAACGGAACTCGCGGATCAAGTGGCCACGACGGTCGGGAATCAAGTGAAGGTTGGCGAGGTATCCCCGGTGGAGGAAACCCGCACGAGGGTCGCGCTCGCCACCGTCCGCACCGATTTGACGCGGGCGGAACGGGAGCTGGAGGCCGCCCGAAGGCGCTTGGCGTCCTTCTGGAGCAGTGTCGTGCCCCGTTTTGCCAAGGCACGCGGTGAACTCGAATCCTTGTCGCCCATCCCCAGCCTCGAACGATTGCAGGTAAGGATTCACCAGAATCCCGAGCTGGCCCGTTGGACTACGGAACTGGCGCAACGACAGGCCCTGGTCGATCTGGAAAAGACCCAGGCCATCCCCGACGTTACTGCAACCGTGGGAACGAGCTACTACCGGCAGAATAATGACTACGTCCTCCTGGCCGGCGTATCGGTGCCGCTGCCCGTTTTCAACCGCAATCAGGGCGGCATTCTGGAAGCGGAGCGCCGGCGCGGCAAGGCGGAGGACGAGCGCCGCGCCGCCGAGGTGCGGGTCGGCACGGCTTTGAACACGGCCTATCAGGCGCTCGCCGCCGCCTATGCGGAAGCGGAGACGTACAAAACTTCTATCTTGTCGGGCGCCGAGAGCGCGTTCGAGGCGGTGCGGAAGGGGTATCGATTCGGTGAGTTCGCCCTGCTGGATGTCCTCGACACCCAACGCACCCTATTCACCGCCCGGGCGCAATACCTCCGCGCGCTCACCGCCTATCACCAAGGGGTCGCCGAAGTGGAGCGGCTTATCGGCGAACGGCTCGCCGTCGTCGAAAATTCCGAGGGGTCGAAATGA